The following are from one region of the Streptomyces decoyicus genome:
- a CDS encoding response regulator transcription factor codes for MPHVLLIEDDMSVRDGMELVLRRRGHEVDAVASGEAGLELLSRPCEGGIEIAVVDLMLPGIDGFEVCRRIRGRGQLPIIMLTSRGDDRDVVSGLEAGADDYVVKPITGQVLEARIRAALRRAGPVTRTDSDDFAGLVIDRAGLTVTKRGTPVPLPPTELRLLMELSAAPRRVFSREQLLELVWEHDFLGDSRLVDAAVGRLRAKLEDVPAKPRYIQTVRGFGYRFGPL; via the coding sequence ATGCCGCATGTGCTGCTGATCGAGGACGACATGTCCGTACGGGACGGAATGGAGCTGGTGCTGCGTCGGCGCGGCCATGAGGTCGACGCCGTCGCCAGCGGCGAGGCGGGCCTGGAGCTGCTGTCCCGCCCGTGCGAGGGCGGCATCGAGATCGCGGTGGTCGACCTGATGCTGCCCGGTATCGACGGCTTCGAGGTCTGCCGGCGCATCCGCGGCCGGGGCCAGCTGCCCATCATCATGCTCACCTCCCGCGGTGACGATCGGGACGTGGTCAGCGGGCTGGAGGCGGGCGCCGACGACTATGTGGTCAAGCCCATCACCGGCCAGGTGCTGGAGGCGCGTATCCGGGCGGCGCTGCGCCGGGCCGGTCCGGTCACCCGCACGGACAGCGACGACTTCGCCGGGCTCGTCATCGACCGGGCCGGGCTGACCGTCACCAAGCGCGGCACCCCCGTCCCGCTCCCGCCCACCGAGCTGCGGCTGCTGATGGAGCTGTCGGCCGCCCCCCGCCGGGTCTTCAGCCGGGAACAGCTGCTGGAGCTCGTCTGGGAACACGACTTCCTGGGCGACTCCCGGCTGGTGGACGCGGCGGTCGGGCGGCTGCGCGCCAAGCTGGAGGACGTCCCCGCCAAGCCGCGCTACATCCAGACGGTGCGTGGCTTCGGCTATCGCTTCGGGCCGCTGTGA
- a CDS encoding peptidoglycan-binding protein, giving the protein MSSAPKRRRGLVALAAAVTATAVTAGVMILTNPGQDASADSRKPKGPPTTTEITRTDLARSKTVDGHLDYAQRRAVKSPVEGTITKAAQPGKTVSLGQRLYERDARPVVLLYGSTPMFRAMKTGARGPDVLQLERNLRDLGFGSGLYVDVRYDEATKAAVKAWQKSLDMTSDGEIGRGDVVFQRGPVRVVSADAALADTIGPDKAVLTVASTKPVVRASLDEADRALATNGTKVEIAMPGGGTRRGKVSGVAAPEGSESAEGGSGGSGGSGGSPQDGIDVEITLDDGAELREMDRQGTLSVKFVSESRKDVLTVPVEAVVALREGGYGLELVQGARTRMVPVETGLTADGRIEVSGSGLAEGMKVGAAEQ; this is encoded by the coding sequence GTGAGCTCCGCACCAAAGCGCCGCCGGGGGCTCGTCGCCCTGGCGGCGGCGGTCACGGCGACCGCGGTGACCGCCGGCGTCATGATCCTCACCAACCCCGGCCAGGACGCCTCGGCCGACAGCCGGAAGCCGAAGGGGCCGCCCACCACGACCGAGATCACCCGCACCGACCTCGCCCGGAGCAAGACCGTCGACGGGCACCTGGACTACGCGCAGCGCCGGGCGGTGAAGTCCCCCGTGGAGGGCACGATCACCAAGGCCGCCCAACCAGGGAAGACCGTGTCACTCGGGCAGCGCCTGTATGAGCGCGACGCACGGCCGGTGGTCCTCCTCTACGGCTCGACACCGATGTTCCGCGCGATGAAGACCGGTGCCCGCGGCCCGGACGTCCTCCAACTGGAGCGCAACCTCCGCGATTTGGGCTTCGGGTCCGGGCTGTATGTGGACGTCCGCTATGACGAGGCGACCAAGGCCGCCGTCAAGGCGTGGCAGAAGTCCCTCGACATGACCTCCGACGGCGAGATCGGCCGGGGGGACGTCGTCTTCCAGCGCGGCCCCGTGCGGGTGGTGTCCGCGGACGCCGCCCTCGCCGACACCATCGGCCCGGACAAAGCGGTCCTGACGGTCGCCTCCACCAAGCCCGTCGTACGGGCCTCGCTCGACGAGGCCGACCGGGCCCTGGCCACCAATGGCACCAAGGTGGAGATCGCCATGCCCGGCGGAGGCACCCGGCGCGGCAAGGTCAGCGGGGTGGCGGCCCCCGAGGGCTCCGAGTCCGCCGAGGGCGGCTCCGGCGGCTCCGGCGGCTCCGGCGGCTCGCCCCAGGACGGCATCGATGTGGAGATCACGCTCGACGACGGCGCCGAGCTCCGGGAGATGGACCGGCAGGGCACCCTCAGCGTGAAGTTCGTCAGTGAGAGCCGCAAGGACGTGCTGACGGTTCCGGTCGAGGCGGTCGTCGCGCTGCGCGAGGGCGGCTACGGGCTGGAGCTGGTCCAGGGCGCCAGAACCCGCATGGTGCCGGTCGAGACCGGTCTGACGGCCGACGGCCGGATCGAGGTCAGCGGCTCCGGCCTGGCCGAGGGCATGAAGGTCGGAGCGGCCGAGCAATGA
- a CDS encoding ABC transporter ATP-binding protein encodes MTPAVIELRAATKSYPGGVHALRGVDLRVERGELAAIVGPSGSGKSTLLNLIGTLDRATSGEVRVAGYDVSRLSDAQLSALRARHIGFVFQHFHLAPGRSAQDNVADGLLYGGTGLRERRARARTALEEVGLGHRIGHLAHQLSGGEKQRVAIARALVGDPDLLLADEPTGALDTASGDLVMNLVRELHAAGTTVCVITHDNDIADSLPRRIRFRDGEIVDDSGTAPAAPGSPVESTEEVTR; translated from the coding sequence ATGACCCCAGCCGTGATCGAACTGCGGGCGGCCACCAAGTCCTACCCGGGCGGGGTGCACGCCCTGCGGGGCGTGGACCTCCGGGTGGAGCGCGGCGAACTGGCCGCCATCGTCGGCCCGTCCGGCTCCGGCAAGTCCACCCTGCTCAATCTGATCGGCACCCTCGACCGGGCCACCTCGGGCGAGGTCAGGGTGGCCGGGTACGACGTGAGCCGGCTGTCCGACGCCCAGCTCTCCGCACTGCGCGCCCGGCACATCGGCTTCGTCTTCCAGCACTTCCACCTCGCGCCCGGCCGCAGCGCCCAGGACAACGTCGCGGACGGCCTGCTGTACGGCGGGACGGGCCTGCGCGAGCGCCGCGCCCGCGCCCGTACGGCCCTGGAGGAAGTGGGGCTCGGACACCGCATCGGCCACCTCGCCCACCAGCTGTCGGGTGGCGAGAAGCAGCGCGTGGCCATCGCCCGCGCACTGGTCGGCGACCCCGATCTGCTGCTTGCCGACGAGCCGACCGGTGCGCTGGACACCGCCTCCGGCGACCTGGTCATGAACCTCGTCCGCGAGCTCCACGCGGCCGGGACGACCGTCTGTGTCATCACCCACGACAACGACATAGCCGACTCGCTGCCCCGCCGTATCCGCTTCCGCGACGGCGAGATCGTCGACGACTCCGGTACTGCTCCCGCCGCACCCGGCTCGCCCGTCGAGTCCACCGAGGAGGTGACCCGATGA
- a CDS encoding ABC transporter permease, producing MSGPALRAARLSPADVLRVGAEGLRSRRTRVVLSALGIAIGIATMVAVIGLSTSSRADIMDRLDRLGTNLLTAEAGEDAMGGNAELPKNAVSMVERIGPVQHATAVGAVDARVRRSDAVPEEMAAGITVQAARPDLLGALNARTSQGSWLNRASERLPTVVLGSVAAERLGMSEPGAKILLNDRWYVVTGILAPIELVPTLDRTAMVGYPSAERYLGFDGHPTMLFERSTDASVEAVQGVLARTVNPGDENSVKVSRPSDALAAKAATDEGMTSLMLGLGAVALLVGGVGVANTMVISVLERRQEIGLRRALGATRGSVRLQFLTESLLLSALGGLAGAALGAAATAVFAHAQGWTAVVPPWSLAGGLGATLAIGVIAGLYPAVRASRLHPTVALSAT from the coding sequence ATGAGCGGCCCCGCACTCCGGGCGGCCCGGCTCTCCCCGGCCGATGTGCTGCGGGTCGGCGCCGAGGGCCTGCGCAGCCGCCGCACCCGCGTCGTGCTGTCCGCCCTCGGCATCGCGATCGGCATCGCGACGATGGTCGCGGTCATCGGGCTGTCCACCTCCAGCCGCGCCGACATCATGGACCGGCTGGACCGGCTCGGCACCAATCTGCTCACCGCCGAGGCGGGCGAGGACGCCATGGGTGGCAATGCCGAACTCCCCAAGAACGCCGTGTCGATGGTCGAGCGGATCGGCCCCGTCCAGCACGCCACCGCCGTCGGCGCGGTCGACGCCCGGGTGCGGCGCAGCGATGCCGTGCCGGAGGAGATGGCGGCCGGCATCACGGTCCAGGCCGCCCGCCCCGACCTGCTCGGCGCGCTCAATGCCCGTACCAGTCAGGGGAGTTGGCTCAACCGTGCCAGTGAACGACTGCCCACCGTCGTCCTGGGCTCGGTGGCCGCCGAACGGCTCGGAATGAGCGAGCCCGGCGCCAAGATCCTGCTGAACGACCGCTGGTACGTCGTCACCGGCATCCTCGCGCCCATCGAGCTGGTGCCGACCCTGGACCGTACCGCCATGGTCGGATACCCCTCAGCCGAGCGCTACCTGGGCTTCGACGGCCACCCGACCATGCTCTTCGAGCGCTCCACCGACGCGTCGGTGGAGGCGGTCCAGGGGGTGCTGGCCCGTACGGTCAACCCGGGTGACGAGAACTCGGTGAAGGTCTCCCGCCCCTCCGACGCCCTGGCGGCCAAGGCCGCCACGGACGAGGGGATGACCAGCCTGATGCTGGGCCTGGGCGCGGTGGCGCTGCTCGTCGGCGGGGTGGGCGTGGCCAACACCATGGTGATCTCGGTACTGGAGCGCCGCCAGGAGATCGGGCTGCGCCGCGCCCTCGGCGCGACGAGAGGCTCGGTCCGGCTCCAATTCCTCACCGAATCCCTGCTGTTGTCGGCACTCGGCGGACTGGCGGGCGCCGCGCTGGGCGCCGCCGCCACGGCCGTCTTCGCACATGCCCAGGGGTGGACCGCCGTCGTACCGCCCTGGTCGCTGGCCGGCGGACTCGGCGCCACCCTGGCGATCGGCGTCATCGCGGGTCTCTACCCGGCCGTACGCGCCTCCCGGCTGCATCCGACGGTGGCGCTCAGCGCGACCTGA
- a CDS encoding MFS transporter encodes MVLAAFGFHQHRRGARGCDALIEAGLFRGRGLPAALAAAVLFLAVVNGLTTVVVLQLQLGPHTDVLSTGLTLLPWSCAMAVSSWIAGTRLVPRYGSRVRCAGLTALLLGTLAALVAYGSGPATSYPWPLLAALAVFGSGQGLFAVPFFTTALHRVRSHETGSAAGLLNAAQQLGGTLGTALLGTIFLHTAADGPSEPARAALNGARHAFWVSVGLIAATGVAAALLHAASRSNRGRRTEEGD; translated from the coding sequence GTGGTCCTGGCCGCGTTCGGGTTCCACCAGCACCGCCGCGGCGCGCGGGGTTGCGATGCGCTCATCGAGGCCGGCCTGTTCCGCGGCCGCGGACTTCCTGCCGCGCTGGCCGCCGCCGTGCTGTTCTTGGCGGTGGTCAACGGTCTGACGACGGTGGTCGTGCTACAGCTCCAACTCGGGCCGCACACCGACGTCCTGTCCACCGGGCTCACACTGCTGCCGTGGTCGTGCGCGATGGCGGTCTCTTCGTGGATCGCGGGCACCCGCCTGGTGCCCCGCTACGGCTCACGGGTGAGGTGCGCCGGGCTCACCGCCCTGCTCCTCGGCACCCTGGCCGCCCTCGTCGCTTACGGGAGCGGCCCGGCCACGTCCTACCCCTGGCCCTTGTTGGCCGCTCTGGCGGTCTTCGGCTCGGGACAAGGTCTGTTCGCCGTCCCGTTCTTCACCACCGCCCTGCACCGGGTCCGTTCGCACGAAACCGGCTCGGCGGCCGGGCTGCTCAACGCCGCCCAGCAACTGGGCGGCACGCTCGGCACCGCCCTCCTGGGCACCATTTTCCTCCACACCGCGGCCGACGGCCCGTCGGAACCGGCCCGTGCCGCACTGAACGGGGCCCGGCACGCCTTTTGGGTCTCCGTCGGCCTCATCGCCGCCACCGGCGTCGCCGCGGCCCTCCTGCACGCCGCTTCCCGCAGCAACCGCGGGCGGCGCACCGAGGAGGGCGACTGA
- a CDS encoding ABC transporter ATP-binding protein — translation MDRVFRGLVADTSIRTRRVGFKEAVRRFWPLTRGDRRWIALVILSAIVATLAETVAILIFAELTDNALQKGSVSAFWGPAGLWLGLAVAGGIVGYLGNSLAAWVAERFVMRLRARIFAHLQTLPPHFFQRNRRGDLVERLTGDVDAIEELVVSGFVQAITALFGVVFYAGAALWLRWDLALATFALAPLFWFATSRFTHRVKEVSRRERAADGAITSVVEEGLVNVVLTQAYNRQRDEQERLRREAHSWLRASVTSARLNELYEQLVQVLETLCVLAIIGLGAWEIASGRMTLGQLLAFAAFVGYLYPPIQSLGQLGLTVTEATAGAERLLEIVDAPPAVTDPDPSVIVPAPARAFGAVEACRVGFHYPGSKQEVLHDFSFTAVPGELVVITGPSGAGKSTLAALLLRFYDPDTGSVRLDGIPVNRLPLAQLRRNITLLPQDTLVLHDTVEENIACGRDDVTHEDVVQAARAADAEEFIAALPDGYDTVIAPGTSRLSGGQLQRVAIARAMLRNAPVLILDEPTTGLDTLATQRILAPLRRLAEGRTTLVITHDLDLAADADRILVLDEGRLVESGRHDELLARQGLYATLFHVHPPPRNGSVHPLADPSGSHWG, via the coding sequence ATGGACCGCGTGTTCCGGGGGCTCGTCGCGGACACCTCGATCCGCACCAGGCGAGTGGGCTTCAAGGAGGCGGTGCGCCGTTTCTGGCCGCTGACCCGGGGCGACCGCCGCTGGATCGCCCTCGTCATTCTGAGCGCCATCGTCGCCACGCTCGCCGAGACCGTGGCCATCCTCATCTTCGCCGAACTCACCGACAACGCCTTGCAGAAGGGCTCGGTGAGCGCCTTCTGGGGGCCCGCCGGGCTGTGGCTCGGCCTGGCCGTCGCCGGCGGGATCGTGGGGTATCTGGGCAACTCGCTCGCCGCCTGGGTGGCGGAGCGCTTCGTGATGCGGCTACGGGCCCGGATCTTCGCGCATCTCCAGACGCTGCCGCCGCACTTCTTCCAGCGCAACCGACGGGGTGACCTGGTCGAGCGGCTGACCGGCGACGTCGACGCCATCGAGGAGCTCGTGGTCTCCGGCTTCGTGCAGGCGATCACGGCCCTGTTCGGCGTCGTCTTCTACGCCGGGGCCGCGCTCTGGCTGCGCTGGGACCTGGCGCTCGCCACCTTCGCCCTGGCCCCGCTGTTCTGGTTCGCCACCAGCCGTTTCACCCACCGGGTCAAGGAGGTGTCCCGCCGGGAACGCGCGGCGGACGGCGCCATCACCTCGGTGGTGGAGGAAGGGCTGGTCAACGTCGTCCTGACCCAGGCCTACAACCGGCAGCGCGACGAGCAGGAGCGGCTCCGCCGCGAGGCCCACAGCTGGCTGAGGGCGTCGGTGACCAGCGCCCGCCTCAACGAGCTGTACGAGCAGCTGGTCCAGGTCCTGGAAACGCTCTGCGTCCTGGCGATCATCGGCCTGGGCGCGTGGGAGATCGCCTCGGGGCGGATGACGCTGGGCCAGCTCCTGGCCTTCGCCGCGTTCGTCGGCTACCTCTACCCGCCGATCCAGAGCCTCGGCCAACTCGGTCTGACGGTCACCGAGGCGACCGCCGGAGCCGAGCGGCTGCTGGAGATCGTCGACGCGCCACCCGCCGTCACCGACCCCGACCCCTCCGTCATCGTGCCGGCACCGGCCCGCGCGTTCGGCGCGGTGGAAGCGTGCCGGGTCGGCTTCCACTACCCGGGCAGCAAGCAGGAGGTGCTCCATGACTTCTCCTTCACCGCGGTGCCCGGGGAACTGGTGGTCATCACCGGCCCCAGCGGCGCGGGCAAGTCGACCCTGGCCGCCCTGCTGCTGAGGTTCTACGACCCGGACACCGGCAGCGTCCGGCTGGACGGCATCCCCGTGAACAGGCTGCCGCTCGCCCAGCTCCGCCGGAACATCACTCTGCTGCCGCAGGACACCCTCGTCCTGCACGACACCGTGGAGGAGAACATCGCCTGCGGACGCGACGACGTGACCCACGAGGACGTCGTCCAGGCCGCGCGGGCCGCCGACGCCGAGGAGTTCATCGCCGCCCTCCCTGACGGCTACGACACCGTGATCGCCCCCGGCACCTCCCGGCTCTCCGGCGGCCAGCTGCAGCGCGTCGCGATCGCCCGCGCCATGCTGCGCAACGCCCCCGTGCTCATCCTCGACGAGCCCACCACCGGTCTGGACACCCTGGCCACCCAGCGGATCCTCGCGCCCCTGCGGCGCCTCGCCGAGGGCCGCACCACTCTCGTGATCACACACGATCTGGACCTCGCCGCGGACGCCGACCGCATCCTGGTGCTGGACGAGGGACGCCTGGTGGAGTCGGGCCGGCACGACGAACTCCTGGCCCGGCAAGGCCTGTACGCCACGCTCTTCCACGTGCACCCGCCGCCCCGCAACGGCTCCGTACACCCCCTCGCCGACCCGTCGGGCAGTCACTGGGGGTAG
- a CDS encoding APC family permease: protein MSKPSVTGSESAAGSRHLQRAVGFWGLMFISLGSIIGSGWLLGALTTAVIAGPASLVSWVLASTMLAVLALAHAELGATYPIAGGTARFPFFAFGPLVGFTAGWMSWLRSVLISPIEVEATLSYMDRIGWFHDRVHVLHPNGTLTTAGLVIGTFLMLVFTLINILGVRLMSGINSVTAVVKTAVPLLTVVVLMTLAFHGSNFTAGGGFAPHGAHGVFAALPAGVVFALLGFEQAIQLAGEARDPQRDISRAVIVAMAVGTALYLLLQVAFIAALDPEAVADGWAHPVGEGNFGPYATLATAVGAGWLATILYVDAVISPAGTGLVYMAGAARLSYAMGRERVLPPVLTQVGRSRVPVVSTLLAFVVGELAFLPFPSWQALVGLVTSAAAVMYAFAPVSLHALRVRDGDRNRPYRLAAARVMAPAGFVFANLIFYWSGYEADWKLGIAALLGFVVLALTRRGIPAAERSGLRAKSALWVWPWLGGMVLIGYLGRYGGTGVLPEWWDLVIVIVFSLAVHYTAVRLAMPPEAVDAAVQHEEEGESVPPPPAAAR, encoded by the coding sequence GTGAGCAAGCCATCCGTGACGGGGAGTGAGAGCGCCGCCGGAAGCCGTCATCTCCAGCGAGCGGTCGGGTTCTGGGGACTGATGTTCATCTCCCTGGGATCGATCATCGGCTCCGGCTGGCTGCTGGGCGCCCTGACCACCGCCGTCATCGCCGGCCCGGCCTCGCTGGTGTCCTGGGTGCTCGCCTCGACGATGCTCGCCGTGCTCGCGCTGGCCCACGCGGAACTGGGTGCCACGTACCCCATCGCGGGCGGCACCGCCCGCTTCCCCTTCTTCGCCTTCGGCCCGCTGGTCGGCTTCACCGCCGGCTGGATGTCCTGGCTGCGCTCGGTCCTGATCTCGCCGATCGAGGTCGAGGCCACGCTCTCGTACATGGACCGCATCGGCTGGTTCCACGACCGGGTGCACGTCCTGCACCCGAACGGCACCCTGACCACCGCGGGCCTGGTGATCGGGACCTTCCTCATGCTGGTCTTCACCCTCATCAACATCCTCGGCGTACGGCTGATGTCCGGGATCAACTCGGTCACCGCGGTGGTGAAGACGGCCGTACCCCTGCTGACCGTGGTGGTCCTGATGACCCTGGCCTTCCACGGCTCGAACTTCACCGCGGGCGGCGGCTTCGCCCCGCACGGGGCGCACGGCGTCTTCGCGGCGCTGCCCGCCGGTGTGGTGTTCGCGCTGCTGGGCTTCGAGCAGGCCATCCAGCTGGCCGGTGAGGCGCGCGATCCCCAGCGCGACATCTCCCGGGCGGTGATCGTGGCCATGGCGGTCGGTACGGCGCTCTACCTCCTGCTCCAGGTCGCCTTCATCGCCGCCCTGGACCCCGAAGCCGTGGCCGACGGCTGGGCCCACCCGGTGGGGGAGGGCAATTTTGGTCCCTACGCCACTCTGGCCACCGCGGTCGGGGCCGGCTGGCTGGCGACCATCCTCTACGTCGACGCCGTCATCTCCCCGGCAGGCACCGGCCTGGTCTACATGGCAGGTGCCGCACGTCTCTCGTACGCCATGGGGCGGGAGCGGGTGCTGCCCCCAGTCCTCACCCAGGTCGGCCGCAGCCGCGTACCCGTCGTCTCGACCCTCCTCGCCTTCGTGGTCGGCGAGCTCGCGTTTCTGCCGTTTCCCAGCTGGCAGGCGCTGGTGGGCCTGGTCACCTCGGCAGCGGCCGTCATGTACGCGTTCGCACCGGTCTCGCTGCACGCCCTCCGCGTACGGGACGGCGACCGCAACCGCCCGTACCGGCTGGCCGCCGCACGGGTCATGGCGCCCGCCGGCTTCGTCTTCGCCAACTTGATCTTCTACTGGTCCGGGTACGAGGCGGACTGGAAACTCGGTATCGCCGCCCTGCTCGGCTTCGTCGTCCTCGCGCTCACCCGCCGCGGCATCCCGGCGGCCGAACGCAGCGGCCTGCGCGCCAAATCGGCCCTCTGGGTGTGGCCCTGGCTCGGCGGCATGGTCCTCATCGGCTATCTCGGCCGCTACGGCGGCACCGGCGTGCTCCCCGAATGGTGGGACCTCGTCATCGTGATCGTCTTCAGCCTCGCCGTGCACTACACCGCCGTACGACTGGCAATGCCCCCCGAAGCCGTGGACGCAGCCGTCCAGCACGAGGAGGAGGGCGAGTCCGTACCTCCGCCTCCCGCCGCCGCGCGGTGA
- a CDS encoding chitinase: MARHAEAQVPRRSRKPKPVTTAVVVAAMAASLLAGCSSGEQEKPGSPGPAKPSQSKSDAPSAPHTPSATPSAEPAAFSPYVDTLLKPSYDLLKGAEETGVKEYNLAFVSPGGGCEPKWGGRQALGDNPVARQVAALRAKGGDVRISFGGQSGNELARVCGSVPKLVNAYRKVIDAYDLTKVDFDIEGPALTDTKANSLRARAIARLQQQRKDLDVSVTLPVLPSGLNRHAVAVLENAKKNGARISGVNIMAMDYGTYYDGDMGKYAIAAATATQKQVKAALGIRSEGQAWKTVSVTPMIGVNDVKAEVFRPDDAAELKRFAEKKGLGRLSMWSVTRDKACPGGAKPTAMATCSSIGKAANEFVRAFTG, encoded by the coding sequence ATGGCGCGTCACGCAGAAGCGCAGGTTCCCCGGAGAAGCCGCAAGCCGAAGCCGGTCACCACCGCGGTGGTGGTGGCGGCGATGGCGGCCTCGTTGCTCGCCGGCTGCTCGAGCGGGGAGCAGGAGAAGCCCGGGAGCCCGGGCCCGGCGAAACCGTCGCAGTCGAAGAGCGACGCCCCTTCCGCCCCTCACACCCCCTCTGCCACGCCCTCCGCGGAGCCCGCTGCCTTCTCGCCGTACGTGGACACCTTGCTCAAGCCCTCCTACGACCTCCTCAAGGGCGCCGAGGAGACCGGGGTGAAGGAGTACAACCTGGCCTTCGTCTCCCCGGGAGGCGGCTGCGAACCCAAGTGGGGCGGCAGGCAGGCGCTGGGCGACAACCCGGTGGCGCGGCAGGTGGCCGCGCTGCGCGCCAAGGGCGGCGATGTGCGTATCTCCTTCGGCGGGCAGAGCGGCAACGAACTGGCCAGGGTCTGCGGCTCGGTGCCCAAGCTGGTGAACGCGTACCGCAAGGTCATCGACGCCTACGACCTGACGAAGGTCGACTTCGACATCGAGGGCCCTGCCCTGACGGACACCAAGGCCAACAGCCTCCGCGCCCGGGCGATCGCCCGGCTCCAGCAGCAGCGCAAGGATCTGGACGTCTCCGTCACCCTCCCGGTGCTCCCCTCGGGCCTGAACCGGCACGCCGTCGCGGTGCTGGAGAACGCCAAGAAGAACGGTGCCCGGATCTCCGGCGTGAACATCATGGCGATGGACTACGGCACCTACTACGACGGCGACATGGGCAAATACGCCATCGCGGCCGCCACCGCCACCCAGAAGCAGGTGAAGGCGGCGCTGGGCATCCGGAGCGAGGGGCAGGCCTGGAAGACCGTCTCGGTCACGCCGATGATCGGTGTGAACGACGTCAAGGCCGAGGTCTTCAGGCCCGACGACGCGGCCGAACTCAAGAGGTTCGCCGAGAAGAAGGGACTCGGCCGGCTCTCGATGTGGTCGGTCACCCGGGACAAGGCCTGCCCCGGAGGCGCGAAACCCACGGCGATGGCGACCTGTTCCAGCATCGGTAAGGCGGCGAACGAGTTCGTGCGAGCCTTCACCGGCTGA